One window of the Gammaproteobacteria bacterium genome contains the following:
- a CDS encoding aminotransferase class III-fold pyridoxal phosphate-dependent enzyme — MAGSVSQLNSAADRSARKQEILDKSVKYWNPGKTKFWQSVGIDLVIGKREGYCLYDMDGKRLIDVHLNGGTYNLGHRNPEVVKTLVESVQEFDIGNHHFPSIARAELAEQLVKNSPEGLNHAIYASGGGESIDIALKSARFGTGKRKIVSLEKCYHGHTGLAVATGDPRFSSMFLSEGSADEFVKVPFNDLEAMENALKGRDVAAVIIETIPATYGFPLPEPGYLQGVRELCTKYDALYVADEVQTGLSRTGNLWCVDTYGVTPDILVTAKGLGGGIYPIGAVLVNDQAAGWMEEDGFGHISTFGGSELGCRVASTVLEISTREAVIGNVRDMSAYFTEQLRAIQDESEGFFTEIRQEGLVMGLKFDHPQGAVFVSNALYQNGVWAIFSGLDPSVLQFKPGVLIDKPLADEVLDILRRSIKQAKAAI; from the coding sequence ATGGCGGGAAGCGTTTCCCAGCTGAACAGCGCGGCAGATCGCAGCGCGCGCAAACAGGAAATACTCGACAAGTCGGTCAAGTACTGGAACCCCGGCAAGACCAAATTCTGGCAGTCGGTGGGCATCGACCTGGTGATCGGCAAGCGTGAGGGTTATTGCCTGTACGACATGGACGGCAAGCGCCTGATCGACGTGCACCTGAACGGCGGCACCTACAACCTCGGGCATCGCAACCCGGAGGTGGTGAAGACGCTGGTCGAGTCGGTGCAGGAGTTCGACATCGGCAACCATCACTTCCCTTCCATCGCGCGAGCGGAGCTGGCCGAGCAGCTGGTGAAGAATTCGCCCGAGGGGCTCAACCACGCCATCTACGCCAGCGGCGGCGGCGAGTCGATCGACATCGCCCTGAAGTCGGCGCGCTTCGGCACCGGCAAGCGCAAGATCGTTTCGCTGGAGAAGTGCTACCACGGCCACACCGGCCTGGCGGTGGCGACGGGCGATCCGCGTTTTTCGAGCATGTTCCTGTCCGAGGGGTCGGCGGACGAGTTCGTCAAGGTGCCGTTCAACGACCTGGAGGCGATGGAGAACGCGCTCAAGGGCCGCGACGTCGCGGCGGTGATCATCGAGACCATTCCCGCGACCTACGGATTCCCGCTGCCCGAGCCCGGTTACCTGCAGGGTGTGCGCGAGCTGTGCACGAAATACGACGCGCTGTACGTGGCCGACGAGGTGCAGACCGGCCTGAGCCGCACCGGCAACCTGTGGTGCGTGGACACCTACGGCGTCACCCCGGACATCCTGGTCACGGCCAAGGGTCTGGGCGGCGGCATCTATCCCATCGGCGCGGTGCTGGTGAACGACCAGGCGGCCGGCTGGATGGAGGAGGACGGCTTCGGCCACATCTCCACCTTCGGCGGCTCGGAGCTGGGCTGCCGGGTGGCGTCGACCGTGCTTGAAATCTCGACCCGGGAGGCGGTGATCGGGAACGTGCGCGACATGAGCGCGTACTTCACCGAGCAGCTGCGCGCCATCCAGGACGAAAGCGAGGGCTTTTTCACCGAGATCCGGCAGGAAGGGCTGGTGATGGGGCTCAAGTTCGATCACCCGCAGGGCGCGGTGTTCGTCAGCAACGCGCTGTACCAGAACGGCGTGTGGGCGATCTTTTCCGGGCTGGACCCCAGCGTGCTGCAGTTCAAGCCCGGCGTGCTGATCGACAAACCCCTGGCCGACGAAGTGCTCGACATTCTGCGCCGCAGCATCAAGCAGGCCAAGGCAGCGATTTGA
- a CDS encoding cysteine hydrolase, producing MTKTTDSALTGTNLRLLLHNMGVEHVVVCGIFTDQCVASTVRSLADESFNTVVIEDGCAAGSDELHHKELEIINNIYCQVVAADDLFQIFEERT from the coding sequence GTGACCAAGACCACGGACTCGGCGCTCACCGGCACCAACCTGCGGCTGCTGCTGCACAACATGGGCGTCGAGCACGTGGTGGTGTGCGGCATCTTCACCGACCAGTGCGTGGCCTCGACGGTGCGCAGCCTGGCGGACGAAAGCTTCAACACCGTGGTGATCGAGGACGGCTGCGCGGCGGGCTCGGACGAGCTGCACCACAAGGAGCTCGAGATCATCAACAACATCTACTGCCAGGTCGTGGCGGCGGATGACCTATTTCAGATTTTCGAAGAGAGAACGTAA